One Halanaerobium hydrogeniformans genomic window, TAGCCAAGCTCAGCAGCTTTTAGCATAAAGTTTTCTGCAGCAGCTGCAATATTTTGGATACCGGGTTCAGCTTTCATAAGTGCCTCAATTTCTTCCTTAGGTGAACCAGCAGCTTCCATAATATTTCTACCTGTTACTGGATAGGGAGCAGCAAAAAACAATACTAAAACCGGAGCATCTTTAAAAAAGGTGCCGAATTTTAAATATTTCTTGAAATTATCTTTTAAATCTCCATCATCAACAGCATCTCTTAGCTTTTTATTTTTTTTAGCTATGATATCTGCAAGCTCATTTATTTTATCTTTATTTTTTACTATTACAAAGTGCCAGTTCTGCATATTTTTTCCCGAAGGAGCCAGAGTTGCTGCCTTAAGCATTTTCTTAATATCAGCATCAGATACCGGATCATCACTAAATTTTCTTACACTACTGCGCAGTTCAAAAATATCTTTTCCCATAAAAAATCCCTCCAATTTGCTATTTGTTGATAATTAGCTACTTCTTATTTGTGAGCTAAAAGCTTTTCTGCCATAACTTTAATTTTGTCTGCAGGATCAATAATGTTTTCATAAAAGCCCTTTATCTCCTCTTTAAGATAGGGCAGATGAGTACATCCTAAAAGTAATGTATCGGCTCCCATGGTTCTAAAAGCTACTAAAAGTTCTTGAAGTCCGGCTTCAGCTAATATTTCTGTTGGATCTTTTTGAGCTTCAATCGCATTAATAATTGGCATAATTCCAGCACTAACAAATTCTAGATGAGGATTCTTTTCTGCAATGATATTTTCAATTTTAGCCGCACTTTGAGAATTAGCAGCCAGTATAGCAAGCTTATCTAAAGAACTTAGATCAAGATTTTTATAAACAGCTAATGGGGTTAAGATAGGGATATCAGTCAGAGCACTTATTTTATCTACCTCAAGCACAGCACTTAAAGAATTACAGTAAATAATTATTATATTTGCCCCGGCCTTTTTCAAATGCCTAATTGTATTTATTGTTTTAATCTCCAATTTTTTAGGTGAAATATACTGCAACCTGTTCTGCTCATCAGCAGTTTCTGAAATATAGGCAGAAACAACTTCCAGTCCTTTTTTACTAAAAAATATTTCTCCCAGTTTAGTATCAAAAGGAGTACCTGCAGTAATCCCATATTTTATTCCCATATTACCCTCCATTCTGTTATATGTACCAGGTACCTATGGTAAGACCATAGGTACCACAAGGCTTTTCTTCTTTTTTTAATTTATAGGTACCAGGTACCTATATCTATATTGCATCTTCTTTGTTAATAACTTTGTTTTCTATCTCAGCAAGAATTCTCTCTTTAAATTCTGCAAGTGGACTTGTACCGAGGTCTCCTTCTCTTCTTTCACGTACAGAAACACTGCCGTTTTCTTCTTCACGGCTGCCAACAATCAGCATATATGGAACCTGTTCAACCTGAGCTTCTCTAATCTTATAGCCTACCTTTTCGGTTCGAGCATCAACCTCTACCCTGATATCATCTGCTTCAAGTTCTTTTTTAATCTGATAAGCATAATCCAGCTGATCATCAGAAACAGGAATTATTTTTGCCTGTACAGGAGCCAGCCAGGTTGGAAAAGCACCTGCATATTTTTCAATCAACATTGCTAAAGTACGTTCATAACAACCGATTGAAGTTCTGTGAATAACAATCGGATGCTGTTTTTCATTGTTCTCATCAATATATGTCATATCAAATCTCTCAGGCAGGGCAAAGTCTATCTGTACTGTAATTATTGTATCTTCTTTACCATGGACATTTTTGAACTGAATATCTAATTTAGGACCATAAAAAGCAGCTTCTCCATCTGCCTCTTCATATTCCATATCAAGGTTATCCAGGATGGTTTTCATCTTTGCCTGTGAATCTTTCCAGGCTTCTGGATTGTCGATATATTTATCTTTATTTTCTGGATCCCATTTAGAAAATCTGTACCAGATATCATCTTCTATACCTATTGACTCCATCATGTAGTTTATCAGATCAATTACTCCTCTGAACTCCTCTTCTAACTGCTCAGGAGTAACAATTAAGTGTCCCTCAGAAATCGTAAACTGACGCAGTCTAATTAAACCATGCATCTCACCAGAGGCTTCATTTCTGAAAAGGCTGGAGGTTTCTGAATATCTGATCGGAAGATCACGGTAACTTCTTAGTTTTGAATTATAGATCTGAAACTGAAATGGACATGTCATCGGCCTTAATGCCATTAAATTATCATCTTTTTCTTCATCACCTAAAATAAACATACCATCTTTGTAATGTTCCCAGTGACCAGAAATTTCATATAAATCACTTTTGGCCATAAAGGGAGTTTTTGTTATTTGGTAGCCTCTTTTTTCTTCTTCATCTTCTACAAAACGCTGTAATATTTGAACTACCTTTGCTCCTTTAGGCTTTAATAGGGGTAATCCCTGACCGATCTCATCTACTGTCATGAAAAGGTCTAATTCCCTACCCAGTTTATTATGATCTCTCTTTTTGGCTTCTTCTCTACGTTCTAGATATTTTTCCAGTTCTTTTTGGGAAGCAAAAGCTGTACCATATATTCGCTGCAGCATGGCATTGTTTTCATCACCACGCCAGTATGCTCCAGCAGTATTTAATAATTTAAAAGCTTTCACATAACCTGTTGAAGGAAGATGAGGACCTCTACAGAGATCAACAAAATCACCCTGGAAATATAGGCTGATCATTTCGTCATCTAATCCATTGATTAATTCTATTTTATAATCCTCATTTCTCTC contains:
- a CDS encoding nitroreductase family protein, which codes for MGKDIFELRSSVRKFSDDPVSDADIKKMLKAATLAPSGKNMQNWHFVIVKNKDKINELADIIAKKNKKLRDAVDDGDLKDNFKKYLKFGTFFKDAPVLVLFFAAPYPVTGRNIMEAAGSPKEEIEALMKAEPGIQNIAAAAENFMLKAAELGYGTCWMTSQNYAALEIKASLEADFDKSIFDLALITPLGVPAGEVSSPKRKALEEVTSWLK
- a CDS encoding aspartate/glutamate racemase family protein, whose product is MGIKYGITAGTPFDTKLGEIFFSKKGLEVVSAYISETADEQNRLQYISPKKLEIKTINTIRHLKKAGANIIIIYCNSLSAVLEVDKISALTDIPILTPLAVYKNLDLSSLDKLAILAANSQSAAKIENIIAEKNPHLEFVSAGIMPIINAIEAQKDPTEILAEAGLQELLVAFRTMGADTLLLGCTHLPYLKEEIKGFYENIIDPADKIKVMAEKLLAHK
- the thrS gene encoding threonine--tRNA ligase — its product is MSEVKITLPDGSQKEYDAGVTVEEIAYSIGSGLGRDAIAGVVDGRKVDAYYEITDDVELSIITIDSEEGLEVIRHTASHVMAQAVKRLYDNVQVAIGPDIEDGFYYDFDLEESFNQESLEEIEAEMQKIIDEDIEVRRKELPREEAIALMEERNEDYKIELINGLDDEMISLYFQGDFVDLCRGPHLPSTGYVKAFKLLNTAGAYWRGDENNAMLQRIYGTAFASQKELEKYLERREEAKKRDHNKLGRELDLFMTVDEIGQGLPLLKPKGAKVVQILQRFVEDEEEKRGYQITKTPFMAKSDLYEISGHWEHYKDGMFILGDEEKDDNLMALRPMTCPFQFQIYNSKLRSYRDLPIRYSETSSLFRNEASGEMHGLIRLRQFTISEGHLIVTPEQLEEEFRGVIDLINYMMESIGIEDDIWYRFSKWDPENKDKYIDNPEAWKDSQAKMKTILDNLDMEYEEADGEAAFYGPKLDIQFKNVHGKEDTIITVQIDFALPERFDMTYIDENNEKQHPIVIHRTSIGCYERTLAMLIEKYAGAFPTWLAPVQAKIIPVSDDQLDYAYQIKKELEADDIRVEVDARTEKVGYKIREAQVEQVPYMLIVGSREEENGSVSVRERREGDLGTSPLAEFKERILAEIENKVINKEDAI